TGGGCACCAGAAGTGGAACCTGGATGCCTGTCAACTTCTTGATGCCCAGAACCATAGTTGATGTACCCCGAACCTGGAAGCCCTTCAACTTGTTGATGCCCAGAACTATTACTTACGTACCTAGAAACTGGAAGCCTACCAGCATCTTGATGCCCGGGGCCATTCCTTACATAACTGGAACCTGGAAGCCTATCAGCTTCTTGAAGCCCAGAACCGTTACTTACATGCACCGGACCTGGAAGCCTACCAGCATTTTGATTCTCAGAACCATTACTTGCAGATTCAAtatcagaatcatcatcatcactatctATGTTATCAGGAGTCACCCGGTTTTGGAACGATCGACAACGTAATAAAAACACATTGAAGTAATAACTCACCAAACTTTTCCAAGTTTTGGTCTGAAAGATTTTCACTGCCTCGTCCCAGAAACATTTCTCCAATGATGGGGGGTTCAATCTCACCATTGCCTTGacccttttttcttcttctcttgtccaTGAGAGCGCTACATCTTCACCCATGGAATGGAATCTCCATTTGTAAAACAACGTCCCTATTTCAAGCTTAAGTTTCATCCTCTTCTCGGCGATATGAAATCTTACACAATGAACAGAACCTGGAAGTTGGCAGCCACATGAATCTTCTCTACCCTTGCCGATTGATTCTGTTTCGACGATAGAATTTTGGTTACAATCTATCAACGGCCAAGTCTGTGTCCCCAACCATTTAGGATCACCCACATAAGCCTCGCCAACCCATTCTGGTATTTCAGCTTGATGGAGTGTACCAATGGCTACATACTTCTCATGATAACGATCATCAAATGGATCTGCATTTTCAGAATTAGATGCCACGTCCGACTCAGTTCCGGTATTTGTAGCCCTGCCATTTCGAGAGGTTACAGCTGACTCTGAAGACGAGTGCAAGTGAGAGGTTTTGCGACCCTTACGAGAATGAAGCCTTTCACTGCATCTTAACCTTCCTTTGACTTGATCATCGTAAATGGATGGACAAACTTTCTGCTTTTTCTGCAAGATTAAGGTATTTTATATAACAGCTGTATCTACATTGATGATGGCAAATACATGTAACCCTCATATTCAAATTTAAGATAAGCTCACAACAAGTTATCAGAGTAACCTTGTCTGGAACAAATCAAAAGTGGAACAACTAAGTACTAAACCAGGGTTCTTAATATTGTGTTAATATTTAAAAAGAAAGATTGCCATAGGATGGTCGTGACTTTACTCTTACTTGATAAAGAAAGCACATAGAAAATTCAGATTGAATAACTGAGTACCTGACTGATTGCTTCGAAAATAAAACCTAGAGAGAGGCAGAAGTAAACTAAAAAACTTTGAATAAGCAAGACAAGATGCTTCAGGAAATAGGGAAACAACACTACTAGAAGCCACATGAGCCACCAGGTTGTAGAACACCATGGAAGAAAAACCAAACCACTAGACCTGTACTAGTGAATTCCTAAACTCTGCACGTTGTGTAAACTACTTTGTGTTCTGCCCAGCTGGCTAGCTCAGAAGACAAAATCATACAAAAATTGTGCTGGTCACATCACAGCAAAAGTGTACACCAATCACATAGGCCCCTCTATGAAAACATGTAAGTACACCAATCACATAGGCCCCTCTATGAAAACAGATATTCTCGCCAAGGAGTTTCATGTCCTTCAGTGATGTCAGATCCGATCAAACCTCAAAAGATTACAAGCAACAAACTTATTCTAAAGCAAATAGGTAAAGTACACATTACATCGAAGAGACTATCAAACACATGACAGATATCCACATCATTATTCCTTTGATTTGTCTACATAAGGAATGCAACTAAGGTTTTATCGTCTGCTGACTTATCATATAAGATGCGTGCAAACAGGTCTTTTGTTCCGATATAATTCGTGAAACTTGCTATTTCACAGACACGTCTATATACGAAGCATAAAGTCCTACCGACCAACAACACACGTCTATATTACATTACCTCCACTTATTTCAGCTCATATCGACAACAAACTAAGCATCTTAACTAACACATCACAAACAAAAAACTAGCACAACAGTTTATGCAATATAAACCAGCTAAAACTTGCAAAGAAAAAATAAGATATCCACATAACATTACCTGAGAGAGCGAATTTTCTCCACTTTCAAAACCATGAAGCCGAACTTTTCGAGCTGACAGAGCCAAACCCTGTAACTTCAAACCTTCATTAGCGTCACTGTTCATAGAAACTTCAGCTAACTTCTCCTCCGAAGAACCACCAGGATTCTTAGCAATATCCATTACCCAATTCAACATTTCTAAAAatctctcttctttctttctctttctacTAAACAAATCTGCATCAACCACACTATCATCCAATATcacaacatcttcatcatcatccaaatcacatttatcaccaccaccaccaccactaccactaccacTAGTTCCATCATCTCCAACAGCAATCAATTCTAACCCATTCTCTTTCACAACCACAATCTCGCTACCCACCTTTCCCTTCTTATTATCATCCCTCTCTTCTCGTACAAACCCGCTAAACTCCTCCTCCAACCCAACCAACACCGAACACAGCTTCTCATTCCACTCCCCTAAATCCACCACCCCATCAATCCCATTCTTGCCACAAACCTTCGACACCCACTTCTCCAACACAACCAAATACTTCATATAAACCAATTTAACAGACGAATCAATTCCATCCCACAACCCAGACTCCTTCCCAACCGCACCCCACACTTTCATTTCAGTCACATTACGATACCCACCATGTTTCCTAACAACACAAAATAATCGAAACAAATCGACATTTTCACCATTACCTAGTATAACAGGTAAAGGTCTCACAACTTTCTCAATCTCATACATTTCTTTCAGATATATCGACAAATTCCTTTCAAACCAACATCGAATCCCACTAGTCTCATCATTCCTAACATTTTCGACATCATCAGATTTATAGCTACTAATTACTttcatgctagaagatgaagaaTCTTCTTTAACCGAATCTAAATCTAACAAAAACCCACTTTGTTTAAGATCATGAAtgattttgaaatactcattaaACTCATTAGTTAAAATCAATCCACCTTCTGCcatgaaaatatatgaaaatcaaacaaacaaaatcgAAAAACAAGAAGAGAAATTGGATTTTACCAAATGGATTTGGCGGGTGAACGAGAATCTAGGGCAAGAATGGATCCATTTATCGGATTGATTTTTGATGTCCCGcgctttatttctctgatttggcggaaagaattagaagaaatttgCAAAGAGAGACAAAACCAGAGGGGGGTTTTTAATTTGGAACAGAAACAGACCCTTTTCCTTGTGAAAATTATTTTTTGGGGGGGCTTCAGATTTTGGAGAGGAGTTTTTTTTGGTTGTACCAgtagaaagagagaaagaaagagtaGTTTTATGGTTTAGGTGTTGTATGAGATGTATGTGGTCATGGTTTTGAAGGAAAATAGGAGAAGTACATTTATTTTTTTGGAGACACAAAATATGGTTTTGAGGTATTTGGATGGTGATTTTACTAGCTAGGGTTTATTCTTCTATGACAGGATTTTATAGAAGGAAAAGTTAGAGTTTGCTAGGATCTAACCATGGTTAGTTTGGTGTGgtgttggtttggtttggttGGC
The nucleotide sequence above comes from Papaver somniferum cultivar HN1 chromosome 8, ASM357369v1, whole genome shotgun sequence. Encoded proteins:
- the LOC113304303 gene encoding AT-rich interactive domain-containing protein 1-like; this encodes MAEGGLILTNEFNEYFKIIHDLKQSGFLLDLDSVKEDSSSSSMKVISSYKSDDVENVRNDETSGIRCWFERNLSIYLKEMYEIEKVVRPLPVILGNGENVDLFRLFCVVRKHGGYRNVTEMKVWGAVGKESGLWDGIDSSVKLVYMKYLVVLEKWVSKVCGKNGIDGVVDLGEWNEKLCSVLVGLEEEFSGFVREERDDNKKGKVGSEIVVVKENGLELIAVGDDGTSGSGSGGGGGDKCDLDDDEDVVILDDSVVDADLFSRKRKKEERFLEMLNWVMDIAKNPGGSSEEKLAEVSMNSDANEGLKLQGLALSARKVRLHGFESGENSLSQKKQKVCPSIYDDQVKGRLRCSERLHSRKGRKTSHLHSSSESAVTSRNGRATNTGTESDVASNSENADPFDDRYHEKYVAIGTLHQAEIPEWVGEAYVGDPKWLGTQTWPLIDCNQNSIVETESIGKGREDSCGCQLPGSVHCVRFHIAEKRMKLKLEIGTLFYKWRFHSMGEDVALSWTREEEKRVKAMVRLNPPSLEKCFWDEAVKIFQTKTWKSLVSYYFNVFLLRCRSFQNRVTPDNIDSDDDDSDIESASNGSENQNAGRLPGPVHVSNGSGLQEADRLPGSSYVRNGPGHQDAGRLPVSRYVSNSSGHQQVEGLPGSGYINYGSGHQEVDRHPGSTSGAQSMLCVLNTEYIELD